One Brevinematia bacterium DNA window includes the following coding sequences:
- the thrB gene encoding homoserine kinase has translation MDIYSKVMVPGSSANVGSGFDIFGIAVGIYSYFSFQEEKRVTYIGKDGIDTELATNLVFTSLSRVLKEFKQSIPNLGIWIKNHIPIKRGLGSSSVAIIGGLSLGYIYLKYKGLLPSNLEDFEVFKEKVIIPLGTEVEGHPDNITPSTVGGFTISNIDGKNSYQKLKVPSNFHLVFVIPEFEIPTSEAREVLPKTYSREDVIFNIRSSLSLVLGVTKNDINLVSLGLRDRIHQPYRAKLYKGFEKLLELGRGDISENFVGSFVSGSGPTICCVFSDQPSFDEIEKLRSIISQRTDIPYDLQILSVDNSGARII, from the coding sequence ATGGATATTTACAGTAAGGTAATGGTTCCGGGTAGTAGCGCAAATGTTGGGAGTGGTTTTGATATATTTGGCATAGCTGTGGGGATATACTCTTATTTTTCCTTTCAAGAGGAGAAAAGAGTTACTTACATAGGCAAAGATGGTATAGATACAGAGTTGGCGACTAACCTTGTGTTTACTTCACTCTCAAGGGTATTGAAGGAGTTTAAGCAAAGTATTCCAAATCTTGGAATCTGGATAAAAAACCATATTCCCATAAAGAGGGGTTTAGGAAGTAGCTCAGTTGCGATAATTGGTGGTCTCTCTCTTGGTTATATATACCTTAAGTATAAAGGGTTGTTACCTAGTAATCTTGAGGATTTTGAAGTTTTCAAGGAAAAGGTTATAATTCCCTTAGGAACTGAGGTAGAGGGTCATCCTGATAATATTACTCCGTCAACTGTTGGAGGATTTACAATATCCAACATAGATGGTAAAAACTCCTACCAGAAATTAAAGGTTCCCTCTAACTTTCATCTAGTTTTTGTGATACCGGAATTTGAGATTCCAACAAGCGAGGCTAGAGAGGTCCTGCCAAAGACATATTCTAGGGAAGATGTTATTTTCAACATAAGATCATCACTTAGTCTGGTTCTGGGAGTAACGAAAAACGACATAAATTTGGTATCCTTAGGACTTAGGGATAGAATACATCAACCTTATAGGGCAAAGTTATACAAGGGTTTTGAGAAACTTTTGGAACTTGGTAGAGGTGATATCTCTGAAAACTTTGTTGGAAGTTTTGTCTCGGGAAGTGGGCCTACAATATGCTGTGTTTTTAGCGACCAACCATCGTTTGACGAGATTGAGAAATTAAGGAGCATAATATCTCAGAGAACTGATATACCTTACGATTTGCAGATTCTTTCTGTGGATAACTCGGGTGCGAGGATAATATGA
- the ybeY gene encoding rRNA maturation RNase YbeY, producing MRKINFVNYCQKRFVKKSFVEDVSSFILSEMGEDKVEVSVVLCGNDRMREYNRMFRGKDYPTDVLSFPDGEKMGRYMYLGDVVISVDKVYEQSVEEGISPLEEFVRLLVHGILHLLGYDHEKSESDERRMMKLQETIVDRVLGKFLGSWREKEQKR from the coding sequence ATGAGGAAAATAAACTTCGTAAACTATTGCCAGAAGAGGTTCGTTAAGAAATCTTTCGTTGAAGATGTCTCTAGCTTTATCTTGAGTGAGATGGGTGAGGATAAGGTGGAGGTAAGTGTGGTATTATGCGGAAACGATAGGATGAGAGAATACAATAGGATGTTCAGAGGCAAAGACTATCCGACAGATGTACTTTCCTTTCCTGATGGTGAAAAGATGGGTAGGTATATGTATCTGGGGGATGTTGTAATCTCCGTTGATAAGGTATACGAGCAAAGTGTAGAGGAAGGTATCTCACCTCTTGAGGAATTTGTAAGACTTTTAGTTCATGGGATTTTACACCTTTTGGGATATGATCATGAGAAATCAGAAAGTGACGAAAGGAGGATGATGAAATTACAGGAAACGATAGTGGACAGAGTATTAGGGAAGTTTCTTGGATCTTGGAGAGAAAAAGAGCAAAAAAGATAA